From Paenibacillus polymyxa, the proteins below share one genomic window:
- a CDS encoding DUF2500 family protein — MGFWILSALVVGLILSAIIGADITARKNRKQPKIERIGEVVDKRVNWTEGSSSKTFYITCEFEKNERKEIIVREDKYGLFVVGDKIKVTSQGTWDWVERVVT, encoded by the coding sequence ATGGGCTTTTGGATTCTTTCAGCTTTGGTCGTGGGACTTATTCTTTCAGCGATCATAGGTGCAGATATTACAGCCAGAAAAAATCGTAAACAACCGAAAATAGAACGGATAGGAGAAGTGGTTGATAAACGAGTTAATTGGACCGAAGGATCGTCCTCAAAAACATTCTACATAACCTGCGAGTTTGAAAAAAATGAGCGAAAAGAAATTATAGTTAGGGAAGATAAATACGGTCTTTTTGTTGTAGGAGATAAAATAAAAGTAACAAGTCAAGGTACTTGGGACTGGGTAGAACGCGTAGTAACGTAA
- a CDS encoding helix-turn-helix transcriptional regulator, translating to MKHTPTIRAELDRYLQQEGLSMTEFGHIAGMNRGAVSAIVSGNKSMSVNQLDLITEAMGLPEGHFYDLFIENYIIDHPPNMRRIEPFLFRCAELDKLDAIRRVVGAIMDNLLYSPKLFEIAEELLVQGRHKAALLLYEGVAEAERYQHSERLAVCQYRIFTIQIGDDQSQNVRVAAVFEAFVERLDEIEQLDALKDLANVYRSLRKWDKVDEMARQMRAKAVIQYSFVHNEQHKDGTLEKKTRGPLFGYIAYADLLCASVCEARGDYQQALQYTYAYADLDWVKEDDEDTKHWMNLFSQWAEGNTYVYKLLSGDINVLHDYVEYIVATSETNENEKISKLLNVIIAANQYSIDVDDILKRFETLIGTFSQQLSSDDMYTRQVIPDYIAWFGYELGFYFLHRGKYIDGFKYLMNAMVKSHIINNETYFINCMGLFVRFQAHAVPETKAEYFNLIERVWENNVQKSGTSNHCG from the coding sequence ATGAAGCATACACCTACGATTAGAGCAGAATTAGACAGATACCTACAACAAGAAGGTTTGAGCATGACGGAGTTTGGACATATAGCAGGCATGAATAGGGGAGCGGTAAGCGCCATTGTTTCAGGGAATAAGTCTATGTCTGTTAACCAGCTTGACTTAATCACTGAGGCTATGGGTTTACCAGAAGGTCACTTTTATGATCTATTTATAGAAAACTACATCATCGACCATCCACCCAATATGAGGCGAATCGAACCGTTTTTGTTTCGTTGTGCGGAGTTGGACAAGTTGGATGCGATCCGACGAGTGGTGGGAGCCATCATGGACAATCTACTTTATTCACCCAAGCTATTTGAAATTGCAGAGGAATTATTGGTACAGGGACGACATAAGGCTGCATTGCTGCTCTATGAAGGGGTAGCTGAAGCGGAGAGATATCAACATTCTGAACGTTTGGCAGTCTGCCAATATCGTATATTCACGATTCAGATTGGGGACGATCAAAGCCAAAATGTTAGGGTAGCAGCCGTTTTTGAGGCTTTTGTCGAACGCTTAGATGAAATAGAACAGCTTGACGCGCTGAAGGATTTAGCTAACGTGTACAGGTCTTTGCGTAAATGGGACAAGGTAGACGAAATGGCAAGGCAAATGAGAGCTAAAGCTGTAATCCAATACTCGTTTGTCCATAACGAGCAACACAAAGATGGAACGCTAGAAAAGAAAACAAGAGGACCGTTATTTGGATACATTGCTTATGCTGATCTATTGTGTGCCAGTGTTTGTGAAGCACGGGGCGATTATCAGCAAGCTTTACAATATACATATGCCTATGCTGATTTAGACTGGGTTAAAGAGGACGACGAGGATACTAAGCACTGGATGAACTTGTTCAGTCAGTGGGCAGAAGGTAATACTTACGTATATAAGCTTTTATCTGGAGATATAAATGTACTGCATGATTATGTTGAATATATTGTAGCGACATCAGAGACTAACGAAAATGAAAAGATATCAAAACTGCTTAATGTTATAATTGCCGCAAACCAATATAGCATAGATGTAGACGATATACTAAAACGATTTGAAACCCTTATCGGGACTTTTTCACAACAACTATCATCAGATGATATGTACACCAGACAAGTGATACCGGATTATATCGCGTGGTTTGGTTATGAGTTAGGTTTTTATTTTTTACATCGAGGGAAGTACATTGATGGCTTTAAATATTTGATGAATGCAATGGTAAAGTCACATATAATAAATAATGAAACTTACTTTATAAACTGCATGGGGTTGTTTGTTCGTTTTCAAGCCCATGCGGTTCCTGAAACTAAAGCTGAGTATTTCAATCTTATTGAAAGGGTGTGGGAAAACAATGTTCAAAAAAGTGGTACTTCTAATCATTGCGGCTAG
- a CDS encoding MerR family transcriptional regulator, whose translation MFKISEFSRLSKVSLKTLRYYDQIGILKPRKVDRDTGYRFYSADQLLELNRILFYKELGFTLPQITQLLHEDITLENIQGMFKLKRSEIQQIIDTEQAKLVRIEERMQLIEKEGQVETGQEIRVKAEGARQFLFQKACGREEDIPDLFRKFNQLLTKEIRQLTQGPQVVLWKEIDGKEDEFEFEVGYFLTCELLLSPDPFRLRTLPPEPMMATMAFRSNSNFACTACVHLATWIEKNNYQIKENESGREIYLPLSPEQDAQFMEIQIPIINK comes from the coding sequence TTGTTTAAAATCAGTGAGTTTTCCAGGCTAAGCAAGGTCTCTTTAAAAACTCTTCGCTATTATGACCAGATTGGCATACTGAAGCCGAGAAAGGTGGATCGCGATACTGGCTACCGTTTCTATTCCGCAGATCAGCTTCTTGAGCTCAACCGAATCCTATTCTATAAGGAATTGGGTTTCACTTTGCCACAAATTACACAGTTGCTCCACGAAGATATTACATTGGAGAATATTCAAGGGATGTTTAAGCTGAAAAGAAGCGAAATCCAGCAAATCATCGATACGGAACAAGCCAAACTTGTCAGGATTGAGGAACGTATGCAGCTTATAGAAAAAGAGGGGCAAGTCGAAACAGGGCAAGAAATCAGAGTCAAAGCAGAAGGTGCCAGGCAGTTTCTTTTTCAGAAAGCATGCGGGAGAGAAGAGGACATTCCAGACCTGTTTCGTAAATTTAATCAGTTATTAACAAAGGAAATTCGCCAGTTGACTCAAGGTCCGCAGGTTGTTTTGTGGAAAGAAATAGACGGAAAAGAGGATGAGTTCGAGTTTGAAGTCGGTTACTTTTTAACCTGTGAGTTGCTATTATCTCCAGACCCATTTCGGCTACGGACTCTTCCTCCTGAGCCGATGATGGCCACAATGGCTTTTCGTTCAAATTCTAACTTTGCTTGTACAGCCTGTGTCCATTTAGCTACGTGGATTGAGAAAAATAACTATCAGATCAAGGAAAACGAATCTGGTAGGGAAATATATTTACCATTATCTCCAGAACAAGATGCACAATTCATGGAAATACAAATTCCAATTATAAATAAATAA
- a CDS encoding MFS transporter — translation MKNKLIIYVLALAVFLIGTIEYIITGVIEMIAMDLGVSTSEAGLLVTVFALAAAIIAPILIALTINADRKKLLMATLSVFIASNGLMFVDLAYETVLWVRMIQGASGGITTVVAMAVATRLVEKEKRGNAIGIILMGLSSSLVLGVPIGTFFSEMFGWRVLFILIGLLSVLPLLIIYKKVPAIKEKEKVTLRMQLSILRNSTILTALVITLLYIGGYSTLFTYITPFLQATSSLSITEISGVLFLAGICSFVGSRVGGQLADAKGSKFTICFGLLLQGATLLLFALAGVNILVLILVLMIFMLATWSISPAQQLYLVTLAPRNPDITLSVNTSFIQFGFALGSGLGGIVISRISVLFLNWLGFAAVSIALLLAILLFKKMSSRTGTPIVTK, via the coding sequence TTGAAAAATAAACTGATCATCTATGTCCTGGCACTGGCTGTTTTTCTGATCGGAACCATTGAATACATTATCACAGGAGTCATTGAAATGATTGCTATGGACTTAGGAGTATCTACTTCCGAAGCTGGGTTACTGGTGACTGTGTTTGCTCTCGCAGCAGCTATTATCGCTCCGATTTTGATTGCATTAACGATAAATGCAGATCGCAAGAAGCTACTGATGGCCACCCTTAGTGTGTTTATTGCCAGCAACGGACTTATGTTTGTAGATCTTGCTTACGAAACAGTACTATGGGTACGAATGATTCAAGGAGCTAGCGGAGGAATTACTACGGTGGTAGCCATGGCAGTAGCGACACGACTCGTTGAAAAAGAAAAAAGGGGGAATGCCATCGGTATCATTTTGATGGGGCTTAGCAGTTCGCTAGTGCTCGGGGTTCCCATTGGCACATTTTTTAGTGAGATGTTTGGATGGAGAGTTCTATTTATTTTAATCGGTTTGTTAAGTGTTCTTCCTTTACTTATCATCTATAAAAAGGTGCCGGCAATCAAAGAAAAAGAAAAGGTTACCCTCAGAATGCAGCTCTCCATTTTAAGGAATTCAACAATTCTGACTGCTTTGGTTATTACTTTACTTTATATCGGCGGCTATTCTACACTGTTCACCTATATTACGCCTTTCTTGCAAGCCACATCCTCTCTTTCCATAACCGAAATTAGCGGTGTTCTATTCCTGGCGGGAATTTGCAGCTTTGTTGGATCAAGAGTGGGCGGACAATTGGCAGATGCAAAAGGATCGAAATTTACAATTTGTTTCGGACTCCTGTTACAAGGGGCGACTCTTCTTTTATTCGCTCTAGCGGGTGTCAATATCTTGGTATTAATCTTGGTTTTAATGATTTTTATGTTAGCAACGTGGAGTATTTCCCCCGCCCAGCAACTATATCTAGTTACTCTAGCGCCTCGAAATCCGGACATTACCCTTAGCGTAAATACTTCGTTCATCCAATTTGGTTTTGCACTGGGATCTGGATTAGGCGGGATTGTCATTAGTCGTATATCTGTCCTGTTTTTGAATTGGCTGGGTTTTGCCGCTGTAAGCATTGCTTTACTTCTTGCCATCTTACTATTTAAAAAAATGAGCAGTAGGACTGGAACTCCTATTGTTACTAAATAA
- a CDS encoding discoidin domain-containing protein: protein MKKACITILFLVLLSLPLSNVFAAEVEYSENLIPKMTSNTLPSGVASASNEFSYAYRSFDGDFATISSAWGSNETTAWLRYDFLKPEVIEQYVIYPQTTATDRAPKDWTFEGSNDGITWNVLDTQSNITEWVDSTPKKFTFSNSNLYKDYRINITANNGSQYITLGELEMMSKVSSSTPNPGTEEPTPNGDRAILVVTMTTGLEKEFDLSMQEVNDFIAWYEGKQAGSGSAFYAINKHDNNKGPFSSRKDYMLYDRILTFEVSEYSK from the coding sequence ATGAAGAAAGCATGTATAACAATTCTATTTTTAGTTCTTTTATCGCTTCCCTTGTCAAATGTCTTTGCAGCTGAAGTAGAGTATTCAGAAAATTTAATTCCCAAAATGACATCTAACACTTTGCCATCTGGAGTAGCTAGTGCGAGCAATGAATTTTCATACGCATATAGATCTTTTGACGGAGATTTTGCTACTATCTCTAGTGCTTGGGGATCTAATGAAACTACTGCATGGTTAAGATATGACTTTCTTAAACCTGAAGTTATTGAACAATACGTTATATATCCACAGACAACGGCAACCGACCGAGCTCCTAAAGATTGGACTTTTGAAGGCTCAAATGATGGGATTACTTGGAATGTGCTAGACACTCAATCAAATATCACTGAATGGGTAGATAGCACTCCAAAAAAATTCACTTTTTCTAACTCTAATTTATACAAGGACTATAGAATTAATATTACAGCGAACAATGGAAGTCAGTATATAACTCTTGGCGAATTAGAGATGATGTCTAAAGTATCAAGTTCCACTCCTAACCCAGGAACAGAGGAACCGACTCCAAACGGGGACCGTGCAATCCTTGTTGTCACCATGACAACTGGCTTGGAGAAAGAATTCGATTTGAGTATGCAAGAGGTCAATGACTTTATTGCATGGTACGAAGGCAAACAAGCTGGTTCTGGATCAGCATTCTATGCAATCAATAAACATGATAACAATAAAGGTCCATTCAGTAGCCGTAAGGACTACATGCTGTATGATCGTATCCTAACGTTTGAAGTAAGTGAATACTCTAAATAA
- a CDS encoding GNAT family N-acetyltransferase, which produces MEQIREIEIVEMTFDNKDDYECKDQPFMVIGRLIPKLENGIWSYHEELYEQPYESKYPEHEDLDEYINSNDSIAFLYYSGRKCLGHIRLGIVEETKFASIDRLIVLESSRGKGIGTALLNKAREWALQKGMQGFTLETQDVNLLACRFYLKNGFDIGAVDTMLYSNSKYKDENAVFFYSKF; this is translated from the coding sequence TTGGAGCAAATTAGAGAAATTGAAATTGTTGAAATGACATTTGATAACAAGGATGATTACGAATGCAAAGATCAACCTTTTATGGTCATAGGGAGACTTATCCCCAAACTAGAAAATGGCATATGGAGTTATCATGAAGAACTTTATGAACAACCTTATGAGTCAAAATATCCGGAACACGAAGATCTTGATGAATATATTAATAGCAATGACAGTATTGCTTTCTTATACTATTCCGGAAGGAAATGCTTGGGACATATAAGACTGGGGATAGTAGAGGAAACTAAATTTGCTTCTATTGACAGGCTTATTGTATTAGAAAGTAGCAGAGGAAAAGGAATTGGAACTGCCTTGTTAAACAAGGCAAGGGAGTGGGCATTACAAAAAGGAATGCAGGGATTTACGCTTGAGACGCAGGATGTTAATTTACTCGCTTGCCGATTTTATTTGAAAAATGGGTTTGATATTGGAGCAGTGGACACTATGCTTTATTCAAACTCAAAATACAAAGATGAAAATGCGGTATTTTTCTATTCAAAATTCTAA
- a CDS encoding DMT family transporter: MNWVYLILAGIFEMIGVLLINKFNQTRSWKSLTLLITGFGLSFIFLSLAMQTLPMGTAYAVWTGIGASGGAILGMIFYNEPRGLMRILCIGLVLSSAVGLKLAS; the protein is encoded by the coding sequence ATGAATTGGGTGTATTTGATCTTAGCAGGGATTTTTGAAATGATCGGGGTTTTGCTTATAAACAAGTTCAATCAAACTCGCAGTTGGAAATCGCTGACTCTTTTGATTACTGGTTTTGGTCTAAGTTTTATATTTTTGTCGTTGGCAATGCAAACACTCCCGATGGGAACAGCTTACGCTGTATGGACTGGAATTGGCGCTTCTGGAGGTGCTATCCTCGGCATGATCTTTTATAACGAGCCACGCGGATTAATGCGTATTTTGTGTATAGGGTTGGTCCTTAGCTCTGCTGTAGGGCTGAAACTAGCCAGTTAA
- a CDS encoding DMT family transporter, whose protein sequence is MNKTWISVIVAAIFEVAWVSGLKHADSFWEWSGTVVAIYISFYLMIKAARSLAVGTVYAVFVGLGTAGTVVAEILLFGADISVSKVALIGLLLIGVIGLKMLSKKKEEVSGL, encoded by the coding sequence ATGAACAAAACGTGGATTTCAGTCATTGTGGCGGCTATATTCGAGGTTGCTTGGGTTAGTGGGTTAAAGCATGCGGATAGTTTTTGGGAATGGAGTGGTACAGTAGTCGCTATTTACATCAGCTTTTATTTGATGATCAAGGCGGCTCGTTCATTAGCGGTTGGAACTGTATACGCTGTATTTGTCGGACTAGGAACGGCAGGAACTGTAGTAGCTGAAATCCTATTGTTTGGCGCAGACATAAGTGTTTCGAAAGTAGCTTTGATCGGGCTGCTGCTTATTGGAGTGATTGGTCTGAAAATGCTTAGTAAGAAGAAAGAGGAGGTAAGTGGACTATGA
- a CDS encoding FAD-binding protein — protein sequence MMERNVTSVEHYTPILIVGTGISGLAVAYYLSKNNIKYTITTKKNAPKQSNSFLAAANTRVPSENDINNIINLTVDKCGADRSVIETLYRNSNIVINFFEELGISYEKTSFGIMPECLIKSQGGKKLINCLLQHIEQPLCNKILIHLEKYNEGIIALFYDIQLDQFIRIYTNYLVLATGGYAGQFNYNDNSPGSTGETLILAKKMGARLKGMSTVMSHPWSIYNGRQILLGGVVSLSQGKIVDEEGIQLLKDEYICDAIARDDYHEMIDEILHFELDCIKQKKDMYLDMSHADENILNERFKKYGFSTNVVKNKRIKITPTMHYSSGGIEINANAEVINLNRVFATGEAQFNGVLGMGRIPGQAFAAGIVFGKLIADKIANEGVFNTQYPITFKDPPETMQLYSKENNDFPIEEFQKKLSTLMMDLIAPDSSVVSRSLHKREIQESQNIILSRARGSGKRYEDILTLFFGYFVALEIIEDLEEKAFGIG from the coding sequence ATGATGGAACGAAATGTAACATCCGTAGAACACTACACTCCAATTTTGATTGTTGGTACGGGTATATCGGGGCTTGCTGTTGCTTATTATTTATCAAAAAACAATATCAAGTACACGATTACAACAAAAAAGAATGCGCCCAAACAGAGCAACTCCTTTCTTGCAGCCGCAAATACACGTGTTCCATCAGAGAATGATATTAATAATATTATTAATCTTACGGTTGATAAATGTGGAGCAGATCGATCGGTTATTGAAACGCTATATAGAAACTCCAACATAGTTATAAATTTTTTCGAGGAATTAGGAATCTCTTATGAGAAAACATCCTTTGGTATCATGCCTGAATGTTTGATTAAATCACAGGGAGGAAAGAAATTAATTAATTGTTTGTTACAACATATTGAACAACCGCTGTGTAATAAAATTTTGATTCATTTGGAAAAGTATAATGAAGGAATTATCGCATTATTTTATGACATCCAATTAGATCAATTTATCAGGATATATACTAATTATTTGGTATTAGCTACGGGAGGATATGCGGGGCAATTTAACTACAATGATAATTCACCGGGTTCGACTGGAGAAACGCTTATCTTAGCTAAAAAAATGGGTGCAAGATTAAAGGGAATGTCTACAGTGATGTCTCATCCTTGGTCAATATACAATGGAAGACAAATTTTATTGGGCGGAGTTGTTTCTTTAAGTCAAGGGAAAATAGTAGATGAGGAAGGAATTCAACTATTAAAAGATGAGTATATATGTGATGCCATTGCTCGAGATGATTACCATGAAATGATTGACGAGATTTTACATTTTGAACTCGATTGCATCAAGCAAAAAAAGGATATGTACTTGGATATGAGCCATGCTGATGAAAATATATTGAATGAAAGATTTAAAAAATATGGATTTAGCACTAATGTGGTTAAAAATAAAAGAATCAAAATTACACCAACAATGCACTATTCTTCAGGAGGAATCGAAATCAATGCGAATGCTGAAGTTATAAACTTGAATCGTGTTTTTGCTACTGGAGAAGCTCAATTTAATGGTGTTCTTGGTATGGGAAGAATCCCTGGGCAAGCATTTGCAGCGGGTATCGTTTTCGGTAAATTAATTGCTGACAAAATAGCTAATGAAGGTGTCTTCAATACTCAATACCCGATTACATTTAAAGATCCACCTGAAACTATGCAGCTGTACTCAAAAGAAAATAATGACTTTCCAATTGAAGAGTTTCAGAAAAAGTTGTCCACTCTAATGATGGATCTGATCGCTCCCGATTCATCTGTGGTTTCTCGATCACTCCATAAAAGAGAAATACAAGAAAGTCAAAACATAATATTAAGTAGAGCAAGAGGATCAGGAAAACGATATGAGGATATTTTAACATTATTTTTTGGATATTTTGTTGCGTTAGAAATTATAGAAGATCTTGAAGAAAAGGCATTCGGTATAGGCTAA
- a CDS encoding glycosyltransferase family 2 protein, whose translation MPRASVILPVYNNAAFVLEAIHSILAQTYSDFELIVIDDGSTDGSTFLISQISDPRVIKIFHNTNRGLIASLNEGLKKANGEYIVRMDSDDISTPDRLAVQIAFMDQNPLIDVCGAAFTSSSGGSIKVNPASHDEIKTWLLFHCCICHPAIIMRNSMIRRLGIQYDSNYPHAEDYELWNRLAFQVQMANIPINVLYYRQHNGQVSNQHRTIQDATARRIRQRQFSKLGLELSDEENQIMLDILGFKINPYDYDSYTRALGFANWVLEQNSKYLVYNQELLNMAFSRCISHIPY comes from the coding sequence GTGCCACGAGCTTCGGTCATACTGCCAGTTTACAATAATGCAGCTTTTGTCTTGGAGGCAATACACAGTATTTTAGCTCAAACTTATTCGGATTTTGAATTAATTGTTATTGATGATGGTTCGACAGATGGATCTACCTTTCTTATTTCACAAATATCAGACCCTAGAGTGATAAAAATCTTCCATAATACCAATCGAGGGTTGATCGCTTCTTTAAACGAAGGATTAAAAAAGGCCAATGGTGAATATATCGTTCGTATGGATAGCGACGATATTTCTACGCCAGATCGACTAGCTGTACAAATCGCATTTATGGATCAAAATCCATTGATTGATGTATGCGGTGCTGCTTTTACTTCATCTAGTGGGGGATCAATAAAGGTAAATCCGGCCAGTCATGACGAAATAAAAACATGGTTGTTATTTCATTGTTGTATCTGCCATCCTGCTATAATCATGCGCAATAGCATGATCCGTCGGCTTGGCATTCAATATGATAGTAATTATCCTCATGCCGAAGATTACGAGTTGTGGAACCGACTAGCTTTCCAAGTACAAATGGCGAACATCCCCATAAACGTATTGTATTATCGTCAACATAATGGACAAGTGTCCAATCAGCATAGAACTATACAAGATGCTACTGCTCGGAGAATTCGTCAAAGACAGTTTAGTAAGTTAGGCTTGGAATTATCAGATGAAGAGAACCAGATTATGCTGGATATTCTTGGGTTTAAAATTAATCCCTACGATTATGATAGTTACACCAGAGCTTTAGGTTTTGCCAACTGGGTGCTGGAACAAAACAGTAAGTATTTAGTTTATAACCAGGAACTATTAAACATGGCGTTTTCACGGTGCATATCCCATATTCCTTATTAA
- a CDS encoding YjcZ family sporulation protein codes for MGACEGGNNMWTSTAAILVLFILLVIITKAFWI; via the coding sequence ATGGGTGCATGTGAAGGCGGCAACAATATGTGGACTTCTACAGCGGCAATTTTGGTGCTTTTTATCCTCTTGGTTATAATTACTAAAGCATTTTGGATTTAA